Proteins from a genomic interval of Lactococcus protaetiae:
- a CDS encoding aminotransferase, with amino-acid sequence MELVQFGCEDWLNVWEKSAKVDIAQSTIESMTLEEILELEPDGGKSFMANLMKEKFSYGWIEGSPAFKKEVAKLYEKIPVDNILSTNGATGANFMAVLGLVGEGDHVIAQYPSYQQLYDWPKTLGAKVDYWKINEEEGWRPKLSELRELIRPDTKLICLNNAAQPTGAILDVVFLREVSKIAREVGAYILCDEVYLPLNEKTDYAPIADIYEKGISTNSISKTYSVPGIRVGWIATQDAALADEFRKIRDYTLICTGVFDDAIAALILKHKEKVLARARGIVKENLEILKEWVKNEPLVSMIFPNDVSVSFVKFNQLDPGKTEDFAIKLLKEKGVLIIPGNRFDLPGYARIGYCTDKKTLCEGLRLVSEYLREYEN; translated from the coding sequence ATGGAACTTGTTCAATTTGGATGTGAAGATTGGCTAAACGTTTGGGAAAAATCCGCAAAAGTGGATATTGCTCAATCAACTATTGAGTCAATGACATTAGAAGAAATTTTAGAATTGGAGCCAGATGGTGGGAAATCGTTCATGGCGAATTTGATGAAGGAAAAATTCAGCTATGGTTGGATTGAAGGGTCGCCAGCATTTAAAAAGGAAGTCGCAAAACTTTATGAAAAAATTCCTGTAGACAATATTCTTTCTACAAATGGTGCGACAGGTGCTAATTTTATGGCTGTCTTAGGTCTTGTCGGAGAGGGAGATCATGTTATTGCTCAGTATCCGTCCTATCAGCAACTTTATGATTGGCCTAAAACACTTGGGGCAAAGGTGGATTATTGGAAGATAAATGAAGAAGAAGGGTGGCGTCCCAAACTATCAGAACTTCGTGAACTTATAAGACCTGATACAAAATTAATCTGTTTAAACAACGCAGCGCAGCCGACAGGTGCGATTTTAGATGTGGTATTTTTAAGAGAAGTATCAAAAATAGCTCGTGAAGTAGGTGCTTATATTTTATGTGATGAGGTTTATCTTCCACTTAATGAGAAAACTGACTATGCACCGATTGCAGATATTTATGAAAAAGGAATTTCAACTAATTCTATTTCGAAAACTTACTCTGTACCAGGAATTCGTGTAGGATGGATAGCGACTCAAGATGCTGCTTTGGCAGATGAGTTTAGAAAAATACGCGACTACACACTCATTTGCACAGGAGTTTTTGATGATGCTATCGCAGCGTTAATTTTAAAACATAAAGAAAAAGTACTCGCCAGAGCGCGTGGCATTGTCAAAGAAAATCTTGAAATATTGAAGGAGTGGGTAAAAAACGAGCCACTTGTATCAATGATATTTCCTAACGATGTATCAGTGAGTTTTGTAAAATTTAACCAACTTGACCCAGGGAAAACGGAAGATTTTGCGATTAAATTACTAAAGGAAAAAGGAGTGCTCATTATTCCAGGTAATCGTTTTGATTTACCTGGCTACGCAAGAATTGGTTATTGTACAGACAAAAAGACATTGTGTGAAGGTCTCCGTTTAGTGTCAGAATATCTGAGAGAGTATGAAAACTAG
- a CDS encoding basic amino acid/polyamine antiporter, with protein MENKNEKGIGLFSLIAIIISGAIGGGVFNLANDLATGATPGGVVVSWAFIAFGILMLVLSLNRLICIKPKLSGVSDYARAGFGDFVGFLSGWGYWISAWTGTIGFGVLMMTSADYFFPGKFAEPNGSLTILSIIILSVISWVLMLLVVRGVESAAVVNAIVLIAKLIPLVVFVIVGLVLFKANVFTQHFWQTFTTNLSADGSIKSLAWSVMTGSSLLGQVKTSLMVMIWVFVGIEGAAMMGNRAKKKSDTGKATVIGLVVLLVFYILLSLLPYGFMSQQELANVKAPGLVYILNQMVGGWGGTLMAVGLIISLLGAWLSWTMLPVEATQLLAEQKLLPKWFGKLNEYNAPSNSLMITQIMIQIFIIITFFVANAYNVFIYMATAVIMICYALVGAYLLKLGIQEKSIKNILIGFFTFIFQALALYLSGWQYVWLAAILYMIGFVLFTYAKRENNRKVSKKEWTAMAMITLLAIMALIVLIHGGKAGSALDLRGLLGL; from the coding sequence ATGGAAAACAAGAATGAAAAAGGGATAGGTCTTTTCTCGCTGATTGCGATTATTATCTCAGGTGCAATCGGTGGTGGGGTTTTTAACCTCGCGAATGACTTAGCTACGGGAGCTACACCAGGAGGTGTCGTTGTTTCGTGGGCTTTTATCGCCTTTGGGATTCTGATGCTTGTTTTGAGTTTGAATCGATTGATTTGTATCAAACCAAAACTTTCAGGGGTGTCAGACTATGCACGTGCTGGTTTCGGAGATTTTGTCGGATTTTTGTCAGGCTGGGGGTACTGGATATCAGCATGGACGGGGACAATTGGTTTTGGGGTCTTGATGATGACTTCAGCGGACTATTTCTTTCCTGGAAAATTTGCCGAGCCAAATGGTTCGCTAACTATTTTATCAATTATTATTTTATCAGTGATTTCATGGGTTTTGATGCTTCTGGTTGTTCGTGGAGTTGAGTCTGCAGCTGTGGTTAATGCAATTGTGCTTATTGCAAAGTTAATCCCACTTGTTGTTTTTGTTATTGTGGGGCTTGTCCTTTTTAAAGCTAATGTTTTTACTCAACATTTCTGGCAAACTTTTACAACTAACCTATCTGCCGATGGTTCTATTAAGAGTCTTGCATGGAGTGTCATGACAGGAAGTAGCCTTTTAGGACAAGTTAAGACTTCACTGATGGTTATGATTTGGGTGTTTGTCGGTATCGAAGGCGCAGCGATGATGGGAAATCGTGCAAAGAAAAAATCTGATACAGGAAAAGCAACAGTGATTGGATTAGTGGTTCTCCTTGTTTTTTATATCTTGTTGTCCCTTCTACCTTATGGTTTTATGAGTCAGCAAGAGCTTGCCAATGTGAAAGCACCTGGTCTGGTCTATATTTTGAATCAAATGGTCGGTGGCTGGGGTGGCACTCTCATGGCAGTGGGTTTGATTATCTCACTTTTAGGGGCTTGGTTGTCTTGGACGATGCTCCCAGTAGAAGCAACTCAGCTTCTTGCGGAACAAAAGTTACTCCCTAAATGGTTTGGTAAGCTTAATGAATACAATGCACCCAGTAATTCATTGATGATTACACAGATTATGATTCAGATATTCATTATTATCACCTTCTTTGTAGCAAATGCTTATAATGTTTTTATTTATATGGCAACTGCGGTTATTATGATTTGTTATGCTTTAGTAGGGGCTTATCTTTTAAAATTAGGAATTCAAGAAAAATCAATAAAGAACATCTTAATCGGTTTCTTTACATTTATTTTCCAAGCATTAGCCTTATATCTATCGGGATGGCAGTATGTTTGGCTTGCAGCAATCCTATATATGATTGGTTTTGTGCTGTTTACCTATGCGAAAAGAGAAAATAATAGAAAAGTTTCTAAGAAAGAATGGACAGCGATGGCTATGATTACTTTACTTGCTATTATGGCACTCATTGTATTGATTCATGGTGGGAAAGCTGGTTCTGCGTTAGATCTTCGTGGATTGCTTGGATTGTAA
- the dinB gene encoding DNA polymerase IV, whose product MLTFPLINDTSRKIIHIDMDAFFASVEIRDNPELKGKPVVIARNPLQTGGRGVVSTCSYEARSYGIHSAMSAKEAYELCPQAIFISGNYEKYTEVSKQVREIFSRYTDEIEAASIDEAYLDVTENKIGSQSAIKIAKLIQHDIYVELGLTCSAGVSYNKFLAKIASDYEKPHGLTLIMPEDAKDFLAKLPVEKFHGVGKATVPKLHALGLFTGGDVQKADPVELAERFGIYGWELYQKANGIHNSKVKNYRQRKSVGKERTYGKLLYLPDDVNVELGKISERVSQALKRHDLKGNIVVLKLRYSDFTTLTKRKTFANQIDDVEELTQAAQQIFEELDYDESLGVRLLGVTVSGFGPIEATLDITF is encoded by the coding sequence ATGCTAACTTTCCCGTTAATTAATGATACTTCTCGTAAAATCATTCATATTGATATGGATGCCTTTTTTGCATCGGTTGAGATTAGGGATAATCCAGAACTCAAAGGGAAGCCTGTTGTGATTGCAAGAAATCCTTTGCAGACAGGAGGGAGAGGTGTGGTTTCAACTTGCTCTTATGAGGCAAGAAGCTATGGGATTCATTCGGCAATGAGTGCGAAAGAAGCTTATGAACTCTGTCCTCAAGCTATTTTTATTTCTGGAAATTATGAAAAATATACAGAAGTGAGTAAGCAGGTTCGAGAGATTTTTAGTCGATATACAGATGAAATCGAGGCAGCATCTATTGATGAGGCCTATCTAGATGTTACAGAGAATAAAATCGGCTCACAGTCTGCTATAAAAATAGCTAAGTTGATTCAGCATGATATTTATGTGGAATTGGGTCTGACCTGTTCGGCTGGAGTTTCTTATAATAAATTTCTTGCAAAAATTGCCTCAGATTATGAAAAACCTCATGGTCTGACTTTGATTATGCCAGAAGATGCTAAAGATTTTTTGGCAAAGCTTCCAGTGGAAAAATTTCATGGCGTTGGTAAGGCGACGGTGCCTAAGTTACACGCCTTGGGTTTGTTTACAGGGGGAGACGTGCAAAAAGCTGACCCTGTTGAATTGGCAGAACGTTTTGGTATTTATGGATGGGAGCTTTATCAAAAGGCTAATGGAATTCATAATTCGAAAGTAAAAAATTATCGTCAAAGAAAATCTGTCGGAAAAGAGAGGACTTACGGTAAATTACTTTATTTACCAGATGATGTTAATGTGGAATTGGGGAAGATTTCAGAAAGAGTATCACAGGCTTTGAAAAGACATGATTTAAAAGGAAATATTGTGGTTTTAAAATTGAGATATTCTGATTTTACGACACTAACAAAACGTAAGACTTTTGCAAATCAGATTGATGATGTGGAAGAATTAACTCAAGCGGCACAGCAGATTTTTGAAGAACTAGATTATGATGAGTCGCTTGGTGTCAGACTTCTTGGAGTTACAGTGAGTGGTTTTGGTCCGATTGAGGCGACATTAGACATAACATTTTGA
- the argF gene encoding ornithine carbamoyltransferase — translation MTSPIITKAEVNSVFQGRSLLAEKDFTPAEINYLVDFGLHLKALKQQNIPHHYLEGKNIALLFAKTSTRTRAAFTTAAIDLGAHPEYLGANDIQLGIKESVEDTAKVLGSMFDGIERRGFSQKEVEDLAKFSGVPVWNGLTDDWHPTQMIADFMTVKENFGHLKGLTLVYVGDGRNNMANSLIVTGSMLGVNVHIVAPDSLHPSQEVMDIAHKFAEKSGAKPLATSNIEEGVKDANIIYSDVWVSMGESNWEERVKLLTPYRITMDMLKLTGNADNGKLIFMHCLPAFHDTETEYGKEIKEKYGLTEMEVTDEVFRSKYARQFEEAENRMHSIKAIMAATLGNLFIPAVPETFE, via the coding sequence ATGACATCACCAATTATCACAAAAGCAGAAGTAAATTCAGTATTTCAAGGACGTAGCCTACTTGCTGAAAAAGATTTCACACCTGCTGAAATTAATTACCTTGTAGATTTTGGTCTTCACTTAAAAGCGTTGAAACAACAAAATATCCCTCATCATTATCTTGAAGGAAAAAATATTGCACTGCTTTTTGCAAAAACTTCAACACGTACACGTGCGGCATTTACAACAGCAGCAATTGATCTCGGCGCTCATCCTGAATATCTTGGTGCCAATGATATTCAACTTGGAATTAAAGAATCTGTAGAAGACACAGCAAAAGTGCTCGGTTCAATGTTTGACGGGATTGAACGCCGTGGCTTTTCACAAAAAGAAGTTGAAGATCTTGCTAAATTCTCAGGTGTTCCAGTTTGGAATGGATTGACTGATGACTGGCATCCTACTCAAATGATTGCGGACTTCATGACAGTAAAAGAAAACTTTGGCCATCTTAAAGGTTTGACTCTGGTTTACGTTGGTGACGGTCGTAACAACATGGCAAACTCTCTCATTGTGACAGGTTCTATGCTTGGTGTGAATGTCCATATCGTTGCACCTGATTCACTTCATCCTTCTCAAGAAGTTATGGATATTGCTCATAAATTTGCCGAAAAATCAGGTGCTAAACCTCTTGCAACTTCTAACATCGAAGAAGGTGTTAAAGATGCAAATATTATTTACTCAGATGTATGGGTATCAATGGGCGAATCAAACTGGGAAGAACGCGTTAAACTCCTTACTCCTTACCGTATCACAATGGATATGTTGAAACTCACAGGAAATGCTGACAATGGCAAACTTATCTTCATGCACTGCCTACCAGCTTTCCATGATACTGAAACTGAATATGGTAAAGAAATCAAAGAAAAATACGGTCTGACAGAAATGGAAGTGACTGATGAAGTATTCCGCTCTAAATATGCACGTCAGTTTGAAGAAGCGGAAAATCGTATGCACTCAATCAAAGCAATTATGGCTGCAACTTTGGGTAATCTCTTTATCCCTGCAGTTCCAGAAACTTTTGAATAA
- a CDS encoding prepilin peptidase yields MGILYIFIVGTVFGSFFGVILDRIPAHESIVFGRSHCNYCDRTLSLRDLIPIFSQIFSKFSCRYCHKKTSLIYLFLEISCGIIFVSGWLGLIDFTQFLFIILSVILSTFDYRYHSFPLIIWIIFTLILLLTSSSVLTDYIWLILSILAETFDLKIGSGDFLWLFSASLSLTFLQEIIVIQIASILGITYFIIRKKRVEIAFIPFLTTAYISLILYQIIQSYFFK; encoded by the coding sequence ATGGGAATTTTATACATATTTATCGTAGGTACAGTTTTTGGTTCATTTTTTGGAGTCATTCTTGACCGCATTCCAGCTCATGAGTCCATCGTTTTTGGGCGGTCACATTGCAATTATTGTGATAGGACCCTATCTTTAAGAGATTTGATTCCAATCTTTTCTCAGATTTTTTCAAAATTTAGCTGTCGTTACTGTCATAAAAAAACATCTTTGATTTATCTATTCTTAGAGATAAGTTGTGGTATCATTTTTGTCAGTGGTTGGTTGGGTTTGATTGATTTTACGCAATTTTTATTTATTATTCTGTCAGTGATTTTATCGACTTTTGATTATCGCTATCATTCTTTCCCACTTATCATCTGGATTATTTTTACCCTTATACTTTTACTGACAAGTTCGTCAGTGCTGACAGACTATATCTGGTTAATTTTGTCAATTCTTGCTGAAACTTTTGATTTAAAAATCGGGAGTGGCGACTTCTTGTGGCTCTTTTCTGCTTCTCTCTCGCTGACATTTTTACAGGAAATTATCGTCATTCAGATTGCCAGTATATTAGGTATCACTTATTTTATCATTCGCAAAAAACGTGTAGAGATTGCCTTTATTCCATTCTTGACAACAGCTTATATCTCTTTAATACTGTACCAGATTATACAAAGTTATTTCTTTAAATAA
- the arcA gene encoding arginine deiminase, whose translation MNNGINVNSEIGKLKTVLLHRPGAEVENITPDTMNQLLFDDIPFLKIAQKEHDFFAQTLRDNGAETLYIEQLATEVLDKDRAVRDEFLTRILTEAGYRHGRTFDELQEYLGSMSTKDMVDKIYAGVRKNELDIKRTILSDMAGSDAENLFYLNPLPNAYFTRDPQASMGVGMTINRMTFPARQPESLITEFIMKHHPRFKDTPIWRDRNHTTRIEGGDELILSKNVVAIGVSERTSSKTIQQLAKELFKNPLSTFDTVLAVEIPHNHAMMHLDTVFTMINHDQFTVFPGIFHGDGSINTFILTPGKNEEEVEIEHLTDLEKALKKVLKLTELDLIECGGGDAIIAPREQWNDGSNTLAISPGEIVTYDRNYVTIGLLKEHGIKVHEILSSELARGRGGARCMSQPLWREDL comes from the coding sequence ATGAATAATGGAATTAATGTCAACTCAGAAATTGGGAAATTAAAAACAGTACTTTTGCATAGACCGGGTGCAGAAGTAGAAAACATCACTCCAGACACAATGAATCAACTCTTGTTTGATGATATTCCGTTTTTGAAAATCGCACAAAAAGAACATGATTTCTTTGCTCAAACACTTCGAGATAACGGCGCAGAAACTTTGTATATTGAGCAGCTTGCAACTGAGGTGCTTGATAAAGACCGTGCAGTCAGAGATGAATTTTTAACTCGTATATTGACAGAAGCAGGTTACAGACATGGTCGTACTTTCGATGAACTTCAAGAATATCTTGGTTCTATGTCAACAAAAGATATGGTTGATAAAATCTATGCGGGAGTTCGTAAAAATGAACTTGACATTAAACGTACAATTTTAAGCGACATGGCTGGTTCTGATGCAGAAAATCTATTCTATTTGAATCCTTTGCCAAATGCATACTTTACCCGTGACCCACAAGCTTCTATGGGTGTTGGAATGACAATCAACCGCATGACTTTCCCAGCTCGTCAACCTGAATCGTTGATTACCGAGTTCATTATGAAACATCATCCTCGTTTTAAAGATACACCAATTTGGCGTGACCGTAATCATACGACACGGATTGAAGGCGGAGATGAATTGATTTTGAGCAAGAATGTTGTGGCTATTGGAGTTTCTGAACGAACTTCTTCTAAGACAATTCAACAATTGGCTAAAGAGTTGTTCAAAAATCCACTTTCGACATTTGATACAGTTCTTGCAGTTGAAATTCCACACAACCATGCCATGATGCATTTGGATACAGTATTCACAATGATTAATCATGATCAATTTACAGTCTTCCCAGGAATTTTCCACGGAGATGGTTCTATTAACACATTTATTCTTACTCCAGGTAAAAATGAAGAAGAAGTAGAAATTGAACACTTGACTGACCTTGAAAAAGCATTGAAAAAAGTGCTTAAACTTACTGAACTTGACCTTATTGAATGTGGAGGAGGAGATGCGATTATTGCTCCGCGTGAGCAATGGAATGATGGCTCAAATACGCTTGCGATTTCTCCAGGTGAAATCGTTACCTACGACCGTAACTATGTGACAATCGGACTTCTGAAAGAACACGGTATCAAAGTTCATGAAATTCTTTCTAGTGAACTGGCTCGTGGCCGTGGCGGAGCACGCTGTATGTCACAACCATTATGGCGTGAAGATTTGTAA
- a CDS encoding YbaK/EbsC family protein: protein MRTFEEVEHLMAELNIPYDIVNHPESHSTEESDAYIAGHEGCRSKTLILANKRSTQFYMIIMDDAKRVEMDRLCEILGVKRLHFVSEERLEEMLGLSSGIVSLFGLVDTAFDNMHIYFDRQMLEEHKIQTFHPNDNTKTIFFPMEACFTILESQGYNYEIIEL, encoded by the coding sequence ATGAGAACTTTTGAAGAAGTAGAGCATTTGATGGCGGAACTTAATATTCCCTATGACATTGTCAATCATCCTGAGAGTCATTCTACAGAGGAATCGGATGCTTATATTGCCGGTCATGAAGGCTGCAGATCAAAAACATTGATTCTAGCGAATAAAAGATCAACACAGTTTTACATGATTATTATGGATGATGCAAAGCGTGTTGAGATGGATAGATTGTGTGAGATTTTGGGAGTTAAAAGACTTCATTTTGTATCTGAGGAACGTTTGGAAGAAATGCTCGGTTTAAGTTCAGGTATTGTTTCTTTATTTGGATTGGTTGATACAGCGTTTGATAATATGCATATCTACTTTGACCGTCAAATGCTTGAGGAACATAAAATACAAACTTTTCATCCAAATGATAATACCAAAACAATTTTCTTTCCTATGGAAGCTTGTTTTACTATCTTAGAGTCTCAAGGCTATAATTATGAAATAATAGAATTATGA
- the arcC gene encoding carbamate kinase: protein MVRRIVVALGGNAILTDDPTAKAQEIALETTAEQLIPLIKDNDVEMVVTHGNGPQVGNLLLQQLASDSPKNPAMPLDTAVAMTQGQIGFWMGQAFTRALLKNNMERVPVISVVTRTVVAADDPAFEKPTKPIGPFYDEAGVAEMKAQYPDWVFVEDSGRGYRRVVPSPKPTRIVEAAAIKPLISSSVLVTVSGGGGIPVIETPSGYEGVEAVIDKDFSAAKVAELVEADNLLILTAVDNVFVNFNKPNQKKLETVTMAEMRSFIEEGQFAAGSMLPKVQAAMEFVARTSRPATITSLENLEDFLTNDSGTKIIP from the coding sequence ATGGTAAGACGTATTGTAGTAGCTCTTGGTGGGAATGCCATCCTAACAGATGACCCAACAGCAAAAGCGCAGGAAATAGCACTTGAAACAACAGCAGAACAATTGATTCCTTTGATTAAAGACAACGATGTGGAAATGGTTGTGACTCATGGAAATGGTCCGCAAGTAGGTAATCTTTTGTTGCAACAGTTGGCTTCAGATAGCCCAAAAAATCCAGCAATGCCTCTTGATACCGCTGTAGCGATGACTCAAGGTCAGATTGGTTTCTGGATGGGGCAGGCCTTTACAAGAGCTCTACTTAAAAATAATATGGAGCGCGTGCCAGTAATATCGGTGGTGACACGTACGGTAGTAGCAGCAGATGACCCTGCTTTTGAGAAACCAACAAAACCAATTGGTCCATTCTATGATGAAGCAGGTGTTGCTGAAATGAAAGCCCAGTATCCAGATTGGGTATTTGTTGAAGACTCTGGACGTGGCTATCGTCGTGTTGTACCAAGTCCAAAACCTACGCGAATTGTTGAAGCTGCAGCAATTAAACCATTGATTTCATCAAGTGTTTTGGTTACGGTATCTGGTGGTGGTGGTATCCCTGTGATTGAAACTCCTAGTGGTTATGAAGGTGTTGAGGCTGTTATTGACAAAGATTTTTCAGCAGCAAAAGTTGCTGAACTCGTTGAAGCTGATAATTTATTAATCTTAACAGCAGTTGATAATGTCTTTGTTAATTTTAATAAACCTAACCAAAAGAAACTTGAAACAGTTACAATGGCAGAGATGCGTAGTTTTATTGAAGAAGGACAATTTGCCGCAGGATCGATGTTGCCAAAAGTACAAGCTGCGATGGAATTTGTCGCACGGACCAGTCGTCCTGCAACGATTACTTCTTTGGAAAATCTTGAAGATTTCCTTACAAATGATTCAGGAACAAAGATTATTCCTTAA
- a CDS encoding basic amino acid/polyamine antiporter — protein sequence METENKKGIGLLALVAIIVSGAIGGGVFNLSNDLATGATPGGVVVSWIVIGFGILMLVLSLNHLVVNKPELSGVSDYARAGFGNMVGFISGWGYWLSAWAGNIAFAVLMMTSVDYFFPGVFQAKNGSLTILSVIVVSIVSWGLTLLVMRGVEGAAVINAIVLIAKLIPLFVFMIAGIVMFKAGVFSAHFWQNFAANTDANGVIKSLTWSNMTGGDLFGQVTNSLMVMIWVFVGIEGAAMMGDRAKRKSDAGKASILGLIALLVIYVLLSLLPFGFMNQQDLANTGQPGLVHILNAMVGGWGGTLMAIGLVISLLGAWLSWTMLPVEATQQLSDQKLLPSWFGKLNDKGAPSNSLILTQLIVQIFLIVTYFVADAYNVFVYLCTAVIMICYALVGLYLFKLGIQEKKTSNIVVGFLAAAFQILALYFSGWQFVWLSLILYAVGFILYALGKKEYGGKLSSVEMIATVVLTVLGILAVFGVYGNWLGLQDALGIDGNTLLVAVVPLIVVTFIVYFIVRADINKKKITH from the coding sequence ATGGAAACAGAAAATAAAAAAGGAATAGGGCTCTTAGCCCTAGTTGCTATTATCGTTTCCGGAGCCATCGGCGGAGGGGTATTCAACCTCTCCAACGACTTGGCAACTGGAGCAACACCCGGAGGTGTTGTTGTTTCTTGGATTGTTATTGGTTTTGGTATCTTAATGTTAGTGTTATCACTTAATCATTTGGTGGTAAATAAACCAGAACTTTCTGGTGTATCAGACTATGCACGTGCTGGTTTTGGTAATATGGTCGGATTCATTTCCGGTTGGGGTTACTGGCTTTCCGCTTGGGCAGGTAATATCGCTTTTGCGGTTTTAATGATGACCTCAGTTGACTACTTCTTTCCTGGAGTATTTCAAGCAAAAAATGGCTCTTTAACAATTCTATCTGTAATTGTTGTTTCTATTGTTTCTTGGGGCTTGACATTACTTGTTATGCGCGGAGTTGAAGGAGCGGCGGTTATCAATGCTATTGTCCTAATTGCAAAATTAATTCCGCTTTTTGTATTTATGATTGCTGGGATTGTGATGTTTAAAGCAGGCGTATTTAGCGCTCATTTCTGGCAAAACTTTGCAGCAAATACAGATGCTAATGGTGTGATTAAGAGTCTAACATGGTCAAACATGACTGGTGGAGATCTCTTTGGTCAAGTCACAAATTCATTGATGGTCATGATTTGGGTATTTGTTGGTATTGAAGGGGCTGCAATGATGGGAGACCGTGCCAAACGGAAATCAGATGCTGGAAAAGCTTCTATTTTAGGTTTGATTGCTCTCTTAGTGATTTATGTTTTACTTTCTCTTTTGCCATTTGGTTTCATGAATCAACAAGACTTAGCCAATACTGGTCAACCTGGTTTGGTTCATATCTTGAATGCAATGGTTGGTGGCTGGGGCGGTACACTCATGGCGATTGGTCTGGTTATTTCCCTTTTAGGTGCATGGCTCTCTTGGACAATGCTTCCTGTTGAAGCAACTCAACAATTGTCAGACCAAAAACTACTTCCTAGCTGGTTTGGTAAGCTTAATGATAAAGGAGCACCAAGCAATTCTCTTATCTTGACACAACTTATCGTTCAAATTTTCTTGATTGTAACGTATTTTGTTGCTGATGCGTATAACGTCTTTGTTTATCTATGTACTGCAGTTATCATGATTTGTTATGCTTTAGTTGGTCTGTATCTTTTCAAACTTGGTATTCAAGAAAAGAAGACAAGTAACATTGTTGTTGGATTCTTGGCTGCTGCTTTCCAAATCTTGGCTTTGTATTTCTCAGGATGGCAGTTTGTGTGGCTCTCACTCATTCTCTATGCTGTTGGTTTCATCCTTTACGCTCTTGGTAAGAAAGAATATGGGGGTAAACTCAGTAGTGTTGAAATGATTGCGACAGTTGTTTTGACGGTTTTAGGAATTCTTGCAGTATTTGGAGTTTATGGCAACTGGCTTGGACTTCAAGATGCTCTAGGTATTGATGGAAACACGCTTCTCGTTGCAGTAGTACCTTTAATCGTTGTAACGTTTATTGTTTACTTCATCGTACGTGCAGACATCAACAAGAAGAAAATCACTCATTAA